The genomic segment AACGGTAGCGAAAGCCCAGCAGCATAAGCTCATCCTGCCAGCCCATCATGGCAGAAAAGTGCGTCCACCAGGGCTGCGGCAAGCTCTACTCTGATGCTGAGGAGCCATGTGTCTACCACCCCGGTCCTCCCGTCTTCCATGAAGGCCAGAAAGGTACTCACTCCTAGCCCCCCAATCACCATACAAACTCTACACAAGTGCTACGCCATGCTCCATGGAGAACGCGTCCTTCCCGTTCTTGTCCCGTGCGGATGTCATGGGATTCCCCTTCTTTCGTCCAATTGCACCTCTCCCATCCCCTTGCCACGAGCCCCGTTCAACCGCAATCAATCGCATTGGAAACATTTCACACGAGACACCGCGGCTAACCTCATTCACCGCTACCAAACAGGCTGGAAGTGCTGCAAACCCCGTGTCCTCACCTTTGAGGAGTTTATGGCCATCCCCCCCTGCACAACCGGCAAGCACTCCACAACCGACCTCCCCCCAAAGATCGAGCAGAAGCCCCAAGCGGACCCCGCGGACGCGCCTTCTCTCCTCGATAAGCTCGCATCGGCAGCGGAACCGGCACGCAAGCCCCTCTCCCAAGCCACAGCCGCTCCCTCCCCTCCGCCTCCACCCCCGGAGTCCGAGTCCGACGACGCTTCCCTCGAGATTCCCGACGGGACCACCTGCCGTCGTAAAGCCTGTTCGGCCACCTACCGCAAGGCCTCATCGCGCGATGGCGAATCCTGCGTCCACCACCCCGGTGTCCCCATCTTCCACGAGGGCTCCAAGGGCTACAGCTGCTGCAAGCGCCGTGTTCTCGAGTTTGACCAGTTTATGAAGATCGAAGGTTGCAAGACCAATGGCCGTCACCTGTTCATCGGAAgcggcaagaa from the Colletotrichum lupini chromosome 3, complete sequence genome contains:
- a CDS encoding CORD and CS domain-containing protein, with amino-acid sequence MAEKCVHQGCGKLYSDAEEPCVYHPGPPVFHEGQKGWKCCKPRVLTFEEFMAIPPCTTGKHSTTDLPPKIEQKPQADPADAPSLLDKLASAAEPARKPLSQATAAPSPPPPPPESESDDASLEIPDGTTCRRKACSATYRKASSRDGESCVHHPGVPIFHEGSKGYSCCKRRVLEFDQFMKIEGCKTNGRHLFIGSGKKKNAAAAGGEEKLDTVRTDFYQTPSTVIASFFLKKIVKDSAKIEFKSQSIALDLPTSDSPPKRYTTEVPLFAPIDTEKSTFKVLGTKLEVNLAKAGGESWPVLRSDDRLTGEILQIGKAGRLQ